The Plectropomus leopardus isolate mb unplaced genomic scaffold, YSFRI_Pleo_2.0 unplaced_scaffold9400, whole genome shotgun sequence region ACATGTCAGTTTCAGTAATGAAGTGCCAAAACAAAGGAGGTGTACCAAAGTGAAAGGTCCCGAAAATTCCCttatttcacctgttttttaaagagttaaagatTAGAGAGTCTGTGGAGGAATGTATCTTTTAAAAAGAGTGAAACTATCATTTCCTGAGCGTCAGCATGGCGTTGACATCCCACAGCAGGTTCCTCATCTGATCCATCAGAACCTTCATCTCCTGGTTCTTCTGACGCACCTTCTGCAGGAGAACCAGGGAGACACACGACGTCCCTCAGTTAAGCACATGAACCACAGCTTTAACATTCACTCGCTGTAAATATCATTAAAGGCTGATTCACGATTATTCCTGCTGGAGGATTCTGAGAGTAAAAACAGatactttttcatttgtgtGCCACTatgctgttaataaaataaacaagctcCGCAGCCTGAGGCAAACATTTCCACTGTTTTTCCACTGGCTGCCTGATGGCAAATCTACCTGAAATCTTCATCCCACTGGAATATTACCTCTAATGTTTACAACATTAACGCTCTGATTTTAAATTGGCCTAAATTGCAGACAATAGATGTTTTCTGCACCCACAGCAACAAGGTGTACCCTCGCCTCGGTGTCAGCACTGCCACCTAGAGGCTTTCTTCTATaagcaaagagcaaaaaaaagattcaaaataaatgtcagccTGAACTGCGAGGTAGAAATATTGTGTCACCCAGGtatctgtatatttttgttgtttaagaCAAGGCAGCAGTGTTGGActacaaatgaaaacatgtctttttcatgcactggtctattttaagattttgggctattttgctTCAATGTCTTCTTTAAGACTAAGAGGAATGAAAACATCCACAATGTGCATTTAGGTTTATTTTACttcagatttctgttctggaaatgttggggaaaaaagcattttaattataaaatgcCTGATTTGgatatttaaacatgaaattcCAGAGAACTTTTAACACCaacaataattttcttaatGTAAATAATCAACTCGTGAGGTTTTACGGTGATAGCtacactttaaattattttccttATTCACCTGTaatgtcttattttcttcttaagaTAAGTTTTTTTCATACTTCAGTCGCACTTTCAGACACCAAACTTTACAGTTTTATTCCTATCTATAGTCTGAGGGTTTTTATAGGCCGATTTCTTCATATATCATTTATAGCTTGATTTATAGAACATTTTATTCCTCAAAACATGGCAGATTTTTGTATGGCTGTTGACAGTAGTTTCTGATTTATGTagtgataaaaacagatattgacTCTAACAGGTCCATTGTGTCTCCCCTAAATTATCTTTATATCTTGACAGACCAAGTGTTACTGAAATATTTGAGCAATACGCGGCATAttacactgatttgtaatttaCAGCGTGTATCTTATTTATTAGTGCGTGGGTGAGTGCAGGAAAACTGCTGCAGCATAGGGATTTGTGTCGGTCTCTATGACTCTTACGActcaaatgcagaaaataaccATTTTTCAGTATGTGAGAAGTAACTGCTAATTATTACTtgtgacagaaagaaaacagaaacacacctcCAGgacctcttttctctcctggtAGACAGCAGGACTGCACGGCTCCACTTTGACAGAAACCAGCTCCTCTCCCACGAACGGCAGAAGCTGAGGACACAGAATACATAACGATAAGTTTTCCCCCGTCTGTCTATGAACGCAGAAGGTTGTGACGCTGAAAGACCGgaagaaagtgttaaaaaaaaaggcaaatgtcaaaattctGTAAATGCATTCAATTAAGCCTGGTCATTTTCTATGTCCTTCTAATGTGTTTCAagattaatatttgttttgtattccctataaaaaagaaacatcgaAGCAGAAATGTTGGGTTCTGACCTCTGATGGTCCCTCctgcaggtcagaggtcatctcCACGCAGCGTTCATACAGGAGCCGGAGCTTTCTAAACAGCAGGGCGAGCTGCCGTAGGTGTTCCTGCAGCTTCCCAAAGCGATCCTGGTACATCGCCTGGCTCTGCGTCACACCGTTAGGAAGCTACAACAAAGACACAACGTCTCTCATTAATCACATTCACTGTTTTAATCCCAAACGTCtctctcctttgtttttttttaagtgtatta contains the following coding sequences:
- the zgc:114119 gene encoding mediator of RNA polymerase II transcription subunit 30-like, producing the protein LPNGVTQSQAMYQDRFGKLQEHLRQLALLFRKLRLLYERCVEMTSDLQEGPSELLPFVGEELVSVKVEPCSPAVYQERKEVLEKVRQKNQEMKVLMDQMRNLLWDVNAMLTLRK